In Streptomyces sp. NBC_00704, a genomic segment contains:
- a CDS encoding sugar ABC transporter substrate-binding protein: MRRVVIGATAVSMALSIAACGKAGDKDSDSGSSSSGDKSIGLLLPDSVTARYEKFDKPYFDAKVKALCSDCKLEYANAAADPAKQAQQVSNMVTKGVKVIVISAQDSAAIKSSIKSAVDKGVKVVAYDRLAQGPVSAYVSFDNVKVGELQGQALLDALGAKATPKSKIVMINGDDADPNAAQFKQGAHKILDGKVDIAYEQSGLWKDTVAAQKMSAAITQLGAKNIAGVYAANDGMAGGIANTLKGAKISNIPLTGQDAELAAIQRIVAGTQSATVYKAYKPEAETAAQLAVNLLEGKDIKSLATQTLTSGSGDKVPSQLLTPVSVTKANIKDTVVKDGLFTVAQICTPEYAAACKAAGLQ, translated from the coding sequence ATGCGTAGAGTCGTGATCGGCGCCACCGCCGTCTCCATGGCACTGTCGATTGCCGCGTGCGGCAAGGCCGGCGACAAGGACAGCGACTCCGGCAGCAGCAGCTCGGGCGACAAGTCCATCGGCCTGCTGCTCCCCGACAGCGTCACCGCGCGGTACGAGAAGTTCGACAAGCCGTACTTCGACGCCAAGGTCAAGGCGCTCTGCTCCGACTGCAAGCTGGAGTACGCGAACGCCGCGGCCGACCCGGCCAAGCAGGCCCAGCAGGTCAGCAACATGGTCACCAAGGGCGTGAAGGTCATCGTGATCTCCGCCCAGGACTCGGCCGCGATCAAGTCGTCCATCAAGTCCGCGGTGGACAAGGGCGTCAAGGTCGTCGCGTACGACCGTCTCGCCCAGGGCCCGGTCAGCGCCTACGTGTCCTTCGACAACGTCAAGGTCGGCGAGCTCCAGGGCCAGGCCCTGCTCGACGCCCTCGGCGCCAAGGCCACCCCGAAGTCGAAGATCGTCATGATCAACGGTGACGACGCCGACCCGAACGCCGCCCAGTTCAAGCAGGGCGCGCACAAGATCCTCGACGGCAAGGTCGACATCGCCTACGAGCAGTCCGGCCTGTGGAAGGACACCGTCGCCGCGCAGAAGATGTCCGCGGCCATCACCCAGCTGGGCGCGAAGAACATCGCGGGCGTCTACGCCGCCAACGACGGCATGGCCGGCGGCATCGCCAACACCCTCAAGGGTGCGAAGATCAGCAACATCCCGCTGACCGGTCAGGACGCGGAGCTCGCGGCCATCCAGCGGATCGTCGCCGGCACCCAGTCCGCCACGGTCTACAAGGCCTACAAGCCCGAGGCCGAGACCGCCGCCCAGCTCGCCGTCAACCTGCTGGAGGGCAAGGACATCAAGTCCCTGGCCACCCAGACGCTGACCAGCGGCTCCGGCGACAAGGTGCCCTCGCAGCTGCTGACCCCGGTGTCGGTCACCAAGGCCAACATCAAGGACACGGTCGTCAAGGACGGGCTCTTCACGGTCGCCCAGATCTGCACGCCCGAGTACGCCGCCGCCTGCAAGGCCGCCGGCCTCCAGTAG
- a CDS encoding ATP-binding cassette domain-containing protein — translation MVHVSATPVLALRGVSKRFGAVQALTEVELEVHAGEVVALVGDNGAGKSTLVKTIAGVHPIDEGVIEWEGRPVSITKPHDAQGLGVATVYQDLALCDNLDVVGNLYLGRELLHRGVIDEVTMEKNARELLSTLSIRIPSVRIPIASLSGGQRQVVAIARALIGDPKVVILDEPTAALGVEQTAQVLDLVERLRERNLGVILISHNMADVKAVADTVAVLRLGKNNGSFPVKDTSHEEIIAAITGATDNAVTRRAGRRTAEAAK, via the coding sequence ATGGTTCACGTGTCCGCTACGCCCGTGTTGGCGTTGCGCGGGGTCTCCAAGCGATTCGGTGCGGTCCAGGCCCTCACCGAGGTCGAGCTGGAGGTCCACGCCGGAGAAGTGGTCGCCCTGGTGGGCGACAACGGCGCAGGAAAGTCCACCCTGGTCAAGACGATCGCGGGTGTCCATCCCATCGATGAGGGCGTCATCGAGTGGGAAGGCAGGCCCGTCAGCATCACCAAGCCGCACGACGCCCAGGGACTCGGCGTCGCGACCGTCTACCAGGACCTCGCCCTGTGCGACAACCTCGACGTGGTCGGCAACCTCTACCTCGGACGTGAGCTGCTGCACCGCGGCGTCATCGACGAGGTGACGATGGAGAAGAACGCGCGGGAACTGCTGTCCACGCTCTCCATCCGCATCCCGAGCGTGCGCATCCCGATCGCGAGCCTCTCGGGCGGTCAGCGCCAGGTCGTCGCCATCGCCCGCGCGCTGATCGGCGACCCGAAGGTCGTCATCCTCGACGAGCCCACGGCCGCCCTCGGCGTCGAGCAGACCGCGCAGGTCCTCGACCTGGTCGAACGGCTGCGCGAGCGCAACCTCGGCGTCATCCTCATCAGCCACAACATGGCCGACGTCAAGGCGGTCGCCGACACCGTCGCCGTCCTGCGTCTGGGCAAGAACAACGGCTCCTTCCCCGTGAAGGACACCAGCCACGAAGAGATCATCGCCGCGATCACGGGTGCCACGGACAACGCCGTGACCCGTCGTGCGGGGCGTCGCACCGCGGAGGCGGCAAAGTGA
- a CDS encoding sugar ABC transporter permease codes for MSDTSKPVKSDSSEPVKGTKTEKAATATGVGKTGGMVAGQETVAPADDPTAAPVTVVDPRLLIREEGLKGYLTEFKRKVKGGELGQIPVVIGLIVIWTIFQLQNDRFLSAANLSNISYFLSATGMLAIGLVFVLLLGEIDLSVGSVSGLASALFAVFVTDHGVNPWLSLVLAILVGIAVGALQGWFFAKIGVPAFVVTLAGFLGWNGLMLWLLGSSGTINLPSDSGPVHLLGQNSFFMDQAIIGAYILAGLAVVLSLVGNFGEQRRRRAAGVPFRPTGEILLRVGLLALAAFVSAAVLNNASGVSNALVIFLAALVIVDFVLRRTTYGRKVFAVGGGIEAARRAGINVPMIRITVFAISGGFAAVGGMFFAGQTAGASLSAGGGNTLMLAIAAAVIGGTSLFGGRGTVWSALLGMLVIQSIQTGLDLLNMNTSIQYMITGGVLLGAVVIDSVSRKSQKAAGRG; via the coding sequence GTGAGCGACACGTCGAAGCCCGTCAAGAGCGACTCCTCGGAGCCCGTGAAGGGCACGAAGACCGAGAAGGCCGCGACGGCGACCGGGGTCGGCAAGACCGGGGGCATGGTCGCCGGCCAGGAGACCGTGGCCCCCGCGGACGACCCGACGGCGGCGCCCGTCACCGTCGTCGACCCGCGTCTGCTGATCCGCGAGGAGGGCCTCAAGGGCTACCTCACCGAGTTCAAGCGCAAGGTCAAGGGCGGCGAGCTGGGGCAGATCCCGGTCGTCATCGGCCTGATCGTCATCTGGACGATCTTCCAGCTGCAGAACGACCGCTTCCTGAGCGCCGCCAACCTCTCCAACATCAGCTACTTCCTCTCGGCCACCGGCATGCTCGCCATCGGCCTGGTGTTCGTGCTGCTGCTCGGCGAGATCGACCTGTCGGTCGGTTCCGTCAGCGGCCTGGCGTCCGCGCTGTTCGCCGTGTTCGTGACCGACCACGGCGTGAATCCATGGCTGTCGCTGGTCCTGGCGATCCTCGTCGGCATCGCCGTCGGCGCCCTCCAGGGCTGGTTCTTCGCGAAGATCGGCGTACCGGCGTTCGTGGTGACCCTGGCCGGCTTCCTCGGCTGGAACGGTCTGATGCTGTGGCTGCTGGGCTCCAGCGGCACGATCAACCTCCCGTCGGACTCCGGCCCGGTCCACCTGCTCGGCCAGAACTCCTTCTTCATGGACCAGGCGATCATCGGCGCCTACATCCTGGCCGGTCTCGCCGTCGTGCTGTCCCTGGTCGGCAACTTCGGTGAGCAGCGCCGCCGCCGGGCCGCCGGGGTGCCGTTCCGCCCGACCGGCGAGATCCTGCTGCGCGTGGGTCTGCTCGCGCTCGCCGCGTTCGTCTCCGCCGCCGTGCTGAACAACGCCTCGGGTGTCTCCAACGCGCTGGTGATCTTCCTGGCGGCGCTGGTGATCGTGGACTTCGTGCTGCGCCGCACGACGTACGGCCGCAAGGTCTTCGCGGTCGGCGGCGGCATCGAGGCCGCCCGCCGCGCCGGCATCAACGTGCCGATGATCCGCATCACCGTGTTCGCCATCTCCGGCGGCTTCGCGGCGGTCGGCGGCATGTTCTTCGCCGGTCAGACCGCGGGCGCCTCGCTGAGCGCCGGCGGCGGCAACACCCTGATGCTCGCCATCGCGGCGGCCGTCATCGGCGGCACCAGCCTCTTCGGCGGCCGCGGCACCGTGTGGTCCGCGCTCCTGGGCATGCTGGTCATCCAGTCCATCCAGACCGGTCTGGACCTGCTGAACATGAACACCTCGATCCAGTACATGATCACCGGTGGTGTTCTGCTCGGCGCCGTCGTCATCGACTCGGTGTCCCGCAAGAGCCAGAAGGCCGCCGGCCGCGGCTAG
- the dxs gene encoding 1-deoxy-D-xylulose-5-phosphate synthase → MPLLTRIRGPRDLDRLSLEELDQLAGEIRTFLVDAVSKTGGHLGPNLGVVELTIALHRVFESPKDKVLWDTGHQSYVHKLLTGRQDFSRLKMKGGLSGYPSQAESEHDVIENSHASTVLGWADGLAKANQILDRDDHVVAVIGDGALTGGMAWEALNNIADGDRPLVIVVNDNERSYAPTIGGLANHLATLRTTDGYERFLARGKDLLERTPVVGKPLYETLHGAKKGLKDFIAPQGMFEDLGLKYVGPIDGHDIEALESALARAKRFGGPVIVHCLTEKGRGYQPALQDEADRFHGIGPIHPDTGLPIKASGADWTSVFGDEMVRLGKEREDIVAITAAMLQPVGLKKFADAFPERIYDVGIAEQHAAVSAAGLAAGGVHPVFAVYATFLNRAFDQVLMDVALHKCGVTFVLDRAGVTGTDGASHNGMWDMSILQVVPGLRLAAPRDADQVRAQLREAVQVEDAPTVVRFSKGAVGPAVAAVGRVGGMDVLRESGTDTPDVLLVSVGALAPMCLEIATLLDRQGITTTVVDPRWVKPVDEAMAPLAERHRVVVTVEDNSRVGGVGSTIAQALRDAGVDVPLRDFGIPPRFLDHASRAEVMAEIGLTAPDIARQVTGLVSKLDGRYGRYGAAASDVDSVESARD, encoded by the coding sequence GTGCCGCTGCTGACCCGCATCAGGGGACCGCGCGATCTGGACCGGCTCAGCCTGGAGGAGCTGGACCAGCTGGCAGGGGAGATCCGGACCTTCCTCGTCGACGCCGTCTCCAAGACCGGCGGCCACCTCGGCCCCAACCTCGGCGTGGTCGAGCTCACCATCGCCCTGCACCGGGTGTTCGAGTCGCCCAAGGACAAGGTGCTGTGGGACACCGGCCACCAGTCCTACGTCCACAAGCTGCTCACGGGCCGGCAGGACTTCTCCCGGCTGAAGATGAAGGGCGGCCTGTCCGGCTACCCCTCGCAGGCGGAGTCCGAGCACGACGTCATCGAGAACAGCCACGCCTCCACGGTGCTCGGCTGGGCCGACGGCCTCGCCAAGGCCAACCAGATCCTGGACCGCGACGACCACGTCGTCGCCGTCATCGGAGACGGGGCGCTCACCGGCGGCATGGCCTGGGAGGCGCTGAACAACATCGCCGACGGCGACCGCCCGCTGGTCATCGTCGTCAACGACAACGAGCGCTCCTACGCGCCGACCATCGGCGGCCTCGCCAACCACCTCGCCACCCTGCGCACCACCGACGGCTACGAGCGCTTCCTGGCCCGCGGCAAGGACCTCCTGGAGCGCACGCCGGTCGTCGGCAAGCCCCTCTACGAGACCCTGCACGGCGCCAAGAAGGGCCTGAAGGACTTCATCGCCCCCCAGGGCATGTTCGAGGACCTGGGCCTGAAGTACGTCGGCCCGATCGACGGCCACGACATCGAGGCCCTGGAGTCCGCGCTGGCCCGCGCCAAGCGGTTCGGCGGCCCGGTCATCGTGCACTGCCTCACCGAGAAGGGCCGCGGCTACCAGCCCGCCCTCCAGGACGAGGCCGACCGCTTCCACGGCATCGGCCCCATCCACCCCGACACCGGTCTGCCGATCAAGGCCTCGGGCGCCGACTGGACCTCCGTCTTCGGCGACGAGATGGTGCGGCTCGGCAAGGAGCGCGAGGACATCGTCGCGATCACGGCGGCCATGCTCCAGCCGGTCGGGCTGAAGAAGTTCGCGGACGCCTTCCCCGAGCGCATCTACGACGTCGGCATCGCCGAGCAGCACGCCGCCGTCTCCGCCGCCGGCCTGGCCGCGGGCGGGGTGCACCCGGTCTTCGCGGTGTACGCCACCTTCCTCAACCGGGCCTTCGACCAGGTCCTGATGGACGTCGCCCTGCACAAGTGCGGGGTGACCTTCGTCCTGGACCGGGCGGGCGTCACCGGCACCGACGGCGCCTCCCACAACGGCATGTGGGACATGTCGATCCTCCAGGTCGTGCCCGGCCTGCGGCTCGCCGCCCCGCGCGACGCCGACCAGGTCCGCGCCCAGCTGCGCGAGGCCGTCCAGGTCGAGGACGCCCCGACCGTCGTCCGCTTCTCCAAGGGCGCCGTCGGCCCCGCCGTGGCCGCCGTGGGACGCGTCGGCGGCATGGACGTGCTGCGCGAGAGCGGCACCGACACCCCCGACGTCCTGCTGGTCTCGGTGGGCGCCCTGGCCCCGATGTGCCTGGAGATCGCGACGCTCCTCGACCGCCAGGGCATCACCACCACCGTCGTCGACCCGCGCTGGGTCAAGCCCGTCGACGAGGCCATGGCGCCGCTCGCCGAGCGGCACCGGGTGGTCGTCACCGTCGAGGACAACTCGCGCGTGGGCGGCGTCGGCTCGACGATCGCCCAGGCCCTGCGCGACGCCGGCGTCGACGTCCCGCTGCGCGACTTCGGCATCCCGCCGCGCTTCCTCGACCACGCCTCGCGCGCGGAGGTCATGGCGGAGATCGGGCTCACCGCGCCCGACATCGCCCGCCAGGTCACCGGCCTCGTCTCGAAGCTCGACGGCCGCTACGGCCGCTACGGCGCCGCGGCCTCCGACGTCGACTCCGTGGAGAGCGCCCGCGACTGA
- a CDS encoding amino acid permease — protein MSSTLFRTKKVEQSILDTEEPEHALKKSLSALDLTVFGVGVIIGTGIFVLTGTVAKNNAGPAVALAFVVAGVVCALAALCYAEFASTVPVAGSAYTFSYASLGELPAWIIGWDLVLEFALGTAVVAVGWSGYIASLLDNAGWHLPAALSGREGADGFGFDVLAAALVLVLTAILVVGTKLSARVTSVVVAIKVTVVLTVIVAGAFLIHGENYDPFIPKAQPVDAGGGLKAPLIQLMFGWAPSNFGVMGIFTAASVVFFAFIGFDVVATAAEETRNPQRDMPRGIIGSLIICTVLYVAVSIVVTGMEHYTKLSVSAPLADAFKATGHPWFAGFISFGAAVGLTTVCMILLLGQTRVFFAMSRDGLLPRFFSHVHPRFRTPHRPTMLLGVLIAILAGFTSLSELAELVNIGTLFAFIVVAIGVIILRRSRPDLPRSFRTPWVPALPIVSVCASLWLMLNLPAETWLRFGIWMVIGFAVYFLYGRSHSRLAAPQEASAASAGPSRDDTV, from the coding sequence GTGAGCAGCACCCTCTTCCGGACGAAGAAGGTCGAGCAGTCCATCCTCGATACCGAGGAGCCAGAGCACGCGCTCAAGAAGTCCTTGTCCGCGCTCGATCTGACCGTCTTCGGCGTCGGCGTCATCATCGGCACCGGCATCTTCGTCCTCACCGGCACGGTCGCCAAGAACAACGCCGGCCCCGCCGTCGCCCTCGCCTTCGTGGTGGCCGGGGTCGTCTGCGCGCTCGCCGCGCTCTGCTACGCCGAGTTCGCCTCCACCGTCCCGGTGGCCGGCTCCGCGTACACCTTCAGCTACGCCTCCCTCGGGGAACTGCCCGCCTGGATCATCGGCTGGGACCTGGTCCTGGAGTTCGCGCTCGGCACGGCGGTGGTGGCCGTCGGCTGGTCCGGGTACATCGCCTCGCTGCTGGACAACGCGGGCTGGCACCTGCCGGCGGCGCTCAGCGGCCGGGAGGGCGCCGACGGCTTCGGCTTCGACGTCCTGGCCGCCGCGCTCGTCCTGGTGCTGACCGCCATCCTCGTGGTCGGCACGAAGCTCTCCGCGCGCGTCACCTCCGTCGTGGTCGCCATCAAGGTCACCGTCGTCCTGACCGTGATCGTCGCCGGCGCCTTCCTGATCCACGGCGAGAACTACGACCCGTTCATCCCCAAGGCGCAGCCCGTGGACGCGGGCGGCGGCCTCAAGGCCCCGCTGATCCAGCTGATGTTCGGCTGGGCGCCGTCCAACTTCGGCGTCATGGGCATCTTCACCGCCGCCTCCGTGGTCTTCTTCGCCTTCATCGGCTTCGACGTCGTCGCCACCGCCGCCGAGGAGACCAGGAACCCGCAGCGCGACATGCCCCGGGGCATCATCGGCTCGCTGATCATCTGCACGGTCCTCTACGTCGCCGTCTCGATCGTCGTCACCGGGATGGAGCACTACACCAAGCTCTCCGTGAGCGCCCCGCTCGCCGACGCCTTCAAGGCCACCGGGCACCCCTGGTTCGCGGGCTTCATCAGCTTCGGCGCCGCCGTCGGCCTGACCACGGTCTGCATGATCCTGCTCCTGGGACAGACCCGCGTCTTCTTCGCCATGAGCCGCGACGGCCTGCTGCCGCGCTTCTTCTCCCACGTCCACCCGCGGTTCAGGACCCCGCACCGGCCGACCATGCTGCTCGGCGTGCTCATCGCGATCCTGGCCGGCTTCACCAGCCTGAGCGAACTCGCCGAGCTGGTGAACATCGGCACCCTGTTCGCGTTCATCGTCGTCGCCATCGGCGTGATCATCCTGCGCCGGTCCCGCCCCGACCTGCCGCGGTCCTTCCGCACCCCCTGGGTGCCGGCCCTGCCGATCGTGTCGGTGTGCGCCTCGCTGTGGCTGATGCTGAACCTGCCCGCCGAGACCTGGCTGCGGTTCGGCATCTGGATGGTCATCGGCTTCGCCGTGTACTTCCTCTACGGCCGCTCCCACAGCCGTCTCGCGGCCCCTCAGGAGGCTTCCGCGGCCTCCGCCGGGCCTTCCCGCGACGACACCGTCTGA
- a CDS encoding NTP pyrophosphohydrolase, giving the protein MDDDDGTDGTDKGDGGPGHGDGGRALLVIVDGANVVGSVPDGWWRDRRGAAERLRDRLAADGLPGSTGPVEIVLVVEGAARGVEPVPGVRVEAASGSGDDRIVELVAEAGARGRLVVTADRELRRRVAELGADVTGPRAVRG; this is encoded by the coding sequence ATGGACGACGACGACGGCACCGACGGCACCGACAAGGGCGACGGCGGCCCCGGTCACGGCGACGGCGGCAGGGCGCTGCTGGTGATCGTGGACGGCGCGAACGTCGTCGGGTCGGTGCCCGACGGCTGGTGGCGGGACCGGCGCGGGGCCGCGGAGCGGCTGCGCGACCGGCTGGCCGCGGACGGGCTGCCGGGGAGCACCGGGCCCGTGGAGATCGTCCTCGTGGTCGAGGGCGCGGCACGCGGGGTGGAGCCGGTGCCGGGGGTGCGGGTGGAGGCGGCGTCCGGCAGCGGTGACGACCGCATCGTGGAACTGGTCGCCGAGGCCGGAGCGCGTGGCCGTCTGGTCGTGACGGCCGACCGCGAGCTGCGCCGCCGGGTCGCCGAGCTGGGCGCGGACGTCACCGGGCCGCGCGCGGTGCGGGGCTGA
- a CDS encoding 3-hydroxyacyl-CoA dehydrogenase NAD-binding domain-containing protein, producing MSTTTAELLKGAAELFPDEVVTQAHVRHLDLPFGAGRFALITLDNGFDHTKPTTFGPQSLANLDLAIDQVEKEAAAGEIVGVGVTGKPFIFAVGADLKGVELLKDHKDALAIGKGGHEVFKRLAGLAVPTFAYYNGAAMGGGVEVGLHCRYRTVSAALPAFSLPEVFLGLVPGWGGCTLLPNLIGADKAVSVIIENSLNQNKQLKGVQVYELGIADALFEGADFLEQSLIWTASVLKGEIVVDRPVIDRGEAWDQAVARGRFIADSKVHGAAPAAYRALDIIAAAKNGDLQQGYDAEDVALADLIMGGELRSGIYAFNLVQKRAKRPAGAPDKSLARPVTKVGVVGAGLMASQLALLFLRRLEVPVVLTDIDQERVDKGVGYVHAEIDKLLGKGRVNQDKANRLKALVSGVLDKAEGFSDADFVIEAVFEEIGVKQQVFAEVEAVAPAHAVFATNTSSLSVSEMASKLKHPERVVGFHFFNPVAILPLLEIVRGEQTDDASLATAFAVAKKLKKTAVLVKDAPAFVVNRILTRFMGEVQNVIDEGTPVAVAEKAVEPLGLPMSPLVLLELVGPAIGLHVSETLNRAFPDRFTVSPNLAAVVKAGKRGFYVYDSGKPELDPEVSALLNQGDTVLTEEQVRARVLDAVAQEIGLMLDEGVVAEAQDIDLCLITGAGWPFHLGGITPYLDREGVSERVNGKKFLAPGVASVPA from the coding sequence GTGAGCACCACCACCGCTGAGCTTCTGAAGGGCGCGGCCGAGCTGTTCCCGGACGAGGTCGTCACCCAGGCGCACGTACGCCACCTGGACCTGCCGTTCGGCGCGGGGCGTTTCGCCCTGATCACGCTGGACAACGGGTTCGACCACACCAAGCCGACCACCTTCGGCCCGCAGTCGCTGGCCAACCTCGACCTGGCGATCGACCAAGTCGAGAAGGAGGCCGCGGCGGGCGAGATCGTCGGCGTCGGCGTCACCGGCAAGCCGTTCATCTTCGCCGTCGGCGCGGACCTCAAGGGCGTCGAGCTGCTCAAGGACCACAAGGACGCGCTCGCCATCGGCAAGGGCGGCCACGAGGTCTTCAAGCGCCTCGCGGGCCTCGCGGTCCCGACGTTCGCCTACTACAACGGCGCCGCCATGGGCGGCGGCGTCGAGGTCGGTCTGCACTGCCGGTACCGCACGGTGTCCGCGGCGCTGCCCGCGTTCTCGCTGCCCGAGGTCTTCCTCGGCCTGGTTCCCGGCTGGGGCGGCTGCACCCTGCTGCCGAACCTGATCGGCGCGGACAAGGCCGTCTCGGTCATCATCGAGAACTCGCTCAACCAGAACAAGCAGCTCAAGGGCGTGCAGGTCTACGAACTGGGCATCGCCGACGCCCTGTTCGAGGGCGCCGACTTCCTGGAGCAGTCGCTGATCTGGACGGCGTCCGTCCTCAAGGGCGAGATCGTCGTCGACCGTCCGGTGATCGACCGCGGCGAGGCCTGGGACCAGGCCGTCGCCCGCGGCCGGTTCATCGCCGACAGCAAGGTGCACGGCGCGGCCCCGGCCGCCTACCGCGCCCTCGACATCATCGCCGCCGCCAAGAACGGCGACCTCCAGCAGGGCTACGACGCCGAGGACGTGGCGCTCGCCGACCTGATCATGGGCGGTGAACTGCGCTCCGGCATCTACGCGTTCAACCTGGTGCAGAAGCGCGCCAAGCGCCCGGCCGGCGCCCCGGACAAGTCCCTGGCCCGTCCGGTCACCAAGGTCGGCGTGGTGGGCGCGGGCCTGATGGCCTCGCAGCTCGCCCTGCTGTTCCTGCGCCGCCTGGAGGTGCCGGTCGTGCTGACCGACATCGACCAGGAGCGCGTCGACAAGGGCGTGGGCTACGTCCACGCCGAGATCGACAAGCTGCTCGGCAAGGGCCGTGTCAACCAGGACAAGGCCAACCGTCTCAAGGCGCTGGTCTCCGGCGTCCTGGACAAGGCCGAGGGCTTCTCCGACGCGGACTTCGTCATCGAGGCCGTGTTCGAGGAGATCGGCGTCAAGCAGCAGGTGTTCGCGGAGGTCGAGGCGGTCGCCCCGGCGCACGCCGTCTTCGCCACCAACACCTCCTCGCTGTCGGTCTCCGAGATGGCGTCGAAGCTGAAGCACCCCGAGCGGGTCGTGGGCTTCCACTTCTTCAACCCGGTCGCGATCCTGCCGCTGCTGGAGATCGTGCGCGGCGAGCAGACCGACGACGCCTCGCTGGCCACGGCCTTCGCCGTCGCCAAGAAGCTGAAGAAGACGGCGGTCCTGGTCAAGGACGCCCCGGCGTTCGTCGTGAACCGCATCCTGACCCGTTTCATGGGCGAGGTGCAGAACGTCATCGACGAGGGCACCCCGGTCGCGGTGGCGGAGAAGGCGGTGGAGCCGCTCGGCCTGCCGATGTCGCCGCTGGTGCTGCTGGAGCTGGTCGGCCCGGCGATCGGCCTGCACGTCTCGGAGACGCTGAACCGCGCGTTCCCGGACCGCTTCACGGTCTCCCCGAACCTCGCGGCCGTCGTCAAGGCGGGCAAGCGCGGCTTCTACGTCTACGACAGCGGCAAGCCCGAGCTGGACCCCGAGGTCTCGGCGCTCCTGAACCAGGGCGACACCGTCCTGACCGAGGAGCAGGTGCGGGCGCGCGTGCTGGACGCGGTGGCGCAGGAGATCGGGCTCATGCTCGACGAGGGCGTCGTCGCCGAGGCGCAGGACATCGACCTGTGCCTGATCACGGGCGCGGGCTGGCCCTTCCACCTGGGCGGCATCACGCCGTACCTGGACCGCGAGGGCGTCTCCGAGCGCGTCAACGGCAAGAAGTTCCTGGCGCCGGGCGTGGCGTCGGTGCCGGCGTAA
- a CDS encoding thiolase family protein → MPRTVRDVVFVDGVRTPFGKAGPKGIYHETRADDLVVKAIRELLRRNPGLDPKKIDEVAIAATTQIGDQGLTLGRTAGILAGLPTSVPGYSIDRMCAGALTAVTAVAGSVAFGAYDVAVAGGVEHMGRHPMGEGVDPNPRFVSEKLVDESALFMGMTAENLHDRYPQITKQRADEYAVRSQEKAAKAYANGKIQADLVPISVRRTNAEAGETGWGLVTADEPMRPGTTLENLSGLKTPFRVHGRVTAGNAAGLNDGATASLIASEDFARENDLPVKMRLVSYAFAGVEPEVMGYGPIPATEKALAQAGLSISDIGLFEINEAFAVQVLAFLDHYGIADDDERVNQYGGAIAFGHPLASSGVRLMTQLARQFEEQPEVRYGLTTMCVGFGMGATVVWENPHFESAGGDK, encoded by the coding sequence GTGCCTCGTACCGTCAGGGACGTCGTCTTCGTAGACGGCGTCCGTACCCCGTTCGGCAAGGCGGGCCCGAAGGGCATCTACCACGAGACCCGGGCCGACGACCTCGTCGTGAAGGCGATCCGGGAGCTGCTGCGCCGCAACCCCGGTCTCGACCCGAAGAAGATCGACGAGGTCGCCATCGCCGCGACCACGCAGATCGGCGACCAGGGCCTGACCCTCGGCCGCACCGCCGGCATCCTGGCCGGCCTGCCGACCTCCGTGCCCGGCTACTCCATCGACCGCATGTGCGCGGGCGCCCTGACGGCGGTCACCGCCGTCGCCGGCTCCGTCGCCTTCGGCGCGTACGACGTCGCCGTCGCGGGCGGTGTCGAGCACATGGGCCGCCACCCGATGGGCGAGGGCGTGGACCCCAACCCGCGGTTCGTCAGCGAGAAGCTGGTCGACGAGTCCGCCCTGTTCATGGGCATGACGGCGGAGAACCTGCACGACCGCTACCCGCAGATCACCAAGCAGCGCGCCGACGAGTACGCCGTGCGCTCCCAGGAGAAGGCCGCCAAGGCGTACGCCAACGGCAAGATCCAGGCCGACCTGGTCCCGATCTCGGTGCGCCGCACCAACGCCGAGGCCGGTGAGACGGGCTGGGGCCTGGTCACCGCCGACGAGCCGATGCGCCCGGGGACCACGCTGGAGAACCTCTCCGGCCTCAAGACCCCGTTCCGCGTCCACGGCCGGGTCACCGCCGGAAACGCGGCCGGTCTGAACGACGGCGCGACCGCCTCCCTCATCGCGTCCGAGGACTTCGCGCGCGAGAACGACCTGCCGGTCAAGATGCGCCTGGTGTCGTACGCCTTCGCGGGCGTCGAGCCGGAGGTCATGGGCTACGGCCCGATCCCGGCGACGGAGAAGGCCCTGGCCCAGGCGGGGCTGTCCATCTCCGACATCGGCCTGTTCGAGATCAACGAGGCCTTCGCCGTCCAGGTCCTGGCCTTCCTCGACCACTACGGCATCGCCGACGACGACGAGCGCGTCAACCAGTACGGCGGCGCGATCGCCTTCGGCCACCCGCTCGCCTCCTCCGGCGTCCGTCTCATGACGCAGCTGGCCCGCCAGTTCGAGGAGCAGCCGGAGGTCCGCTACGGCCTGACCACGATGTGCGTCGGCTTCGGCATGGGCGCGACGGTCGTCTGGGAGAACCCCCACTTCGAGTCCGCCGGAGGCGACAAGTGA